In Paenibacillus sonchi, a single genomic region encodes these proteins:
- a CDS encoding winged helix-turn-helix transcriptional regulator — MSMAEYKGKVKNVQDTPFGYTLSVIGGKWKMVIIYLLAENQPVRFNDLKRQIGAITYKTLSSQLKELEADGMVIRKEYPQVPPKVEYSLTDKAETLLPVLEGLCEWGTKNQNRGE; from the coding sequence ATGAGTATGGCCGAATATAAAGGCAAAGTTAAAAATGTTCAAGATACACCCTTTGGTTATACATTGTCAGTTATCGGCGGCAAATGGAAGATGGTTATTATATACCTCCTGGCAGAAAATCAACCGGTCCGATTTAATGATCTGAAAAGACAGATAGGTGCTATTACTTATAAAACTTTGAGTTCACAGCTCAAAGAATTAGAAGCGGATGGTATGGTGATCCGGAAGGAGTATCCTCAAGTGCCGCCTAAAGTTGAATACAGTCTCACAGATAAAGCGGAAACGCTATTACCCGTCTTGGAGGGATTGTGTGAGTGGGGAACAAAAAACCAGAATAGGGGAGAATGA
- a CDS encoding arginase family protein produces the protein MTKKTIRLLMPEWQGGNNPNYSFGAELLAWLAPDNEQPLIQVPVQAYDGTPLHNENGMYGRTQLLEQLEAARHLIDAHKPDRIVMFGGDCLVEQAPFAYLNERYGGELGLIWIDAHSDLVRYAGYDNGHTLPLGNLLGEGDEEFARHVKIPLKPEHVFIAGLAAPTEKEIEVISEAFQRLGIAPEEQDTEMIQRLGIQTAGTQELTNSTESIKEWIKENSIKHLAIHLDLDVLDPKAFRSLLFANPEAPYNYSPAGTMQMPLLLKLIKELSEATDVVGLGITEHMPWDSINLKNLLREIPILNT, from the coding sequence ATGACCAAAAAAACAATCCGTCTGTTAATGCCAGAGTGGCAAGGAGGGAACAATCCAAACTACTCTTTTGGTGCCGAACTGCTTGCCTGGCTGGCTCCGGACAATGAGCAACCCCTTATTCAAGTACCCGTTCAAGCCTATGATGGAACCCCTCTGCACAACGAGAACGGCATGTATGGAAGAACACAGCTGCTTGAGCAATTAGAGGCTGCCCGGCATCTCATCGATGCCCATAAGCCGGACCGTATTGTAATGTTTGGCGGCGACTGCTTAGTCGAACAAGCTCCATTTGCCTATTTAAACGAACGGTATGGCGGGGAATTGGGTTTAATCTGGATCGATGCTCACAGTGACTTAGTCAGATATGCCGGGTATGACAACGGACATACTTTGCCTCTCGGGAATCTTTTGGGAGAAGGAGATGAGGAATTTGCAAGGCATGTGAAAATTCCGCTAAAACCTGAACATGTCTTTATCGCGGGATTAGCTGCTCCTACAGAGAAAGAAATAGAAGTGATTTCAGAGGCGTTTCAGAGACTGGGCATAGCTCCTGAAGAACAAGATACAGAGATGATTCAGCGACTGGGCATACAAACTGCCGGAACCCAAGAGCTAACGAACAGTACTGAATCTATAAAAGAGTGGATTAAGGAAAACAGTATTAAGCACCTGGCTATCCACCTCGATCTGGATGTGCTTGATCCAAAGGCATTCCGTTCTTTATTATTTGCCAATCCTGAAGCTCCTTATAATTATTCTCCTGCGGGAACAATGCAAATGCCTCTGCTATTGAAACTGATAAAAGAACTATCGGAAGCAACAGATGTAGTTGGATTAGGGATAACGGAGCATATGCCATGGGATTCGATTAACCTGAAAAATCTGCTCAGAGAAATACCTATTCTGAATACGTAA
- a CDS encoding VOC family protein, producing the protein MASKQWDHLVHYINNLDHVIEVFGEKGLIAFKGGSHKDWGTFNTLSYFGLTYIEFLGIESPELARSTGYNLVVRDVVAALPEHEVLSRVVIRTDDIEEMAASLTAEGLSLSPIMDGKRLDMSGSLIEWRMMTIAGDFGGLVYPFIIQWKGTDEERLARLTASGIVRPHPAGRVGIRRAVFRVSDPAAAAGHWADLFGLEVVKSTDTSAVLQIGDKFYDFVKGEENRFMQVILDTDSELLGGQTIRIGEGEYVFQTSD; encoded by the coding sequence ATGGCGAGCAAACAATGGGATCACTTGGTTCATTACATCAACAATTTAGACCATGTCATCGAGGTCTTCGGGGAGAAGGGTCTGATTGCCTTTAAGGGAGGTTCCCATAAGGACTGGGGCACTTTCAATACGTTAAGCTACTTCGGTCTGACTTACATCGAGTTTCTGGGGATTGAATCGCCCGAATTGGCCCGGTCCACCGGGTACAACCTGGTTGTCCGGGATGTCGTTGCCGCTTTGCCTGAGCATGAAGTGCTGAGCCGGGTGGTGATCCGCACCGACGATATTGAGGAAATGGCAGCATCGTTAACCGCAGAGGGCTTAAGCTTGTCGCCCATTATGGACGGCAAACGCCTGGATATGTCCGGCAGCTTGATCGAATGGCGCATGATGACCATTGCCGGAGATTTCGGCGGGCTGGTCTATCCGTTTATTATTCAGTGGAAAGGAACGGATGAAGAGCGGTTGGCCAGGCTGACGGCTTCCGGCATTGTCCGGCCTCATCCTGCAGGCCGGGTCGGGATCAGGCGGGCGGTCTTCCGCGTGTCGGACCCCGCCGCTGCTGCCGGACACTGGGCGGATTTGTTTGGCCTGGAGGTTGTGAAGTCAACGGATACATCCGCTGTCTTGCAGATCGGAGACAAGTTCTACGATTTCGTCAAAGGGGAGGAGAACCGGTTCATGCAGGTGATCCTGGACACGGACTCTGAACTTCTGGGGGGACAAACTATCCGGATTGGCGAAGGGGAGTATGTGTTCCAGACTTCGGATTAA
- a CDS encoding pyrroline-5-carboxylate reductase has protein sequence MIEQRIHFIGGGQMAEAIIRAITANQIIAAGRISVTDINEARLQVLTNAYGVDTGRSQETYLAEAGLIVLAVRPQDTLDELGQAVTRLAAPDAVIVSIVAGLTLEKLAGVFGAGRPIVRVIPNTLTDTGYGYSGVVLNANASREQVDEFLLGFGKVQYMEETFLDIFTGYGVAGPNYIYYFIESLVDAGVLAGLPREQAWNVALENMAGAVLMLRQTGLHPRQLLDINNSPGGVGMHGLYELNNSDFAAGLQRSVMAAVKRTTELGAK, from the coding sequence TTGATCGAGCAACGGATTCATTTTATCGGAGGCGGACAGATGGCCGAGGCCATTATCCGGGCCATCACGGCCAATCAGATCATTGCCGCCGGCCGGATCAGTGTTACGGATATCAATGAGGCACGTCTTCAGGTGTTGACCAATGCTTATGGAGTAGATACGGGCCGGAGCCAGGAAACGTATCTTGCTGAAGCCGGGCTGATCGTACTCGCCGTCCGGCCGCAGGATACACTGGACGAACTGGGACAAGCTGTAACCCGGCTCGCTGCGCCCGATGCCGTGATCGTTTCGATCGTGGCCGGCTTGACGCTGGAAAAGCTGGCCGGAGTTTTCGGGGCCGGACGGCCGATCGTCAGGGTCATTCCAAATACGCTGACGGATACGGGGTACGGCTACAGCGGGGTCGTCCTGAACGCTAATGCATCGCGGGAGCAAGTGGACGAGTTCCTGCTTGGCTTCGGCAAAGTCCAGTATATGGAGGAAACGTTTCTGGATATTTTTACCGGATACGGTGTGGCCGGGCCCAACTACATCTATTATTTCATTGAATCTCTTGTGGATGCTGGTGTACTGGCGGGATTGCCGCGTGAGCAGGCCTGGAATGTCGCGCTGGAGAATATGGCTGGAGCCGTGCTTATGCTGCGGCAGACGGGGCTGCATCCGAGACAGCTGCTGGACATCAATAACTCACCGGGCGGGGTGGGGATGCACGGTCTGTACGAACTGAACAACAGCGATTTCGCGGCCGGACTGCAGCGCAGCGTAATGGCAGCGGTCAAGCGAACGACTGAACTGGGAGCGAAATAG
- a CDS encoding MetQ/NlpA family ABC transporter substrate-binding protein, whose translation MKKAMSLFLIGFVLVLTACGANNAADNSKAGAAEDEKKEIVVGFGVGTYEEQFRQAILPILEKQGYKVDIKTFSQNMQVNPAMKEGTIDASIFQSTAYMEAINGEIGADMVGIAYVPGAPQGIYSVKHTTLDDVKDGTTVAVPNDPVNQERALRILEELGWVKIKEGSNLADFNINNMEPDKYKIDIKILDPAQIMVSLQDVDYGVINGNYIASAGKKITDALKIENTPMQHRIIVSVNRKDENTQWAKDLKAAYESKEFEEYITGLEKYDGFILPEAWKNN comes from the coding sequence ATGAAAAAAGCAATGTCCCTGTTCCTGATTGGTTTCGTTCTGGTACTGACAGCTTGCGGTGCCAACAATGCGGCGGATAACTCGAAAGCCGGAGCTGCAGAAGATGAGAAGAAGGAGATTGTTGTAGGGTTTGGGGTCGGCACTTATGAAGAGCAGTTCCGCCAAGCGATTCTGCCGATTCTGGAGAAGCAGGGCTACAAGGTGGATATTAAGACCTTCTCGCAAAATATGCAGGTCAACCCGGCTATGAAGGAAGGCACCATCGATGCGAGCATCTTCCAGAGTACAGCGTATATGGAAGCTATCAACGGCGAAATTGGCGCGGATATGGTAGGAATCGCTTATGTGCCTGGCGCACCGCAAGGGATCTATTCTGTCAAGCACACTACGCTTGACGATGTGAAGGACGGCACAACGGTGGCCGTTCCCAATGACCCTGTTAACCAGGAACGGGCGCTCCGCATTCTGGAAGAATTGGGCTGGGTCAAGATTAAAGAAGGCTCGAACCTGGCGGACTTCAACATCAACAACATGGAGCCGGATAAATATAAGATCGATATCAAGATTCTCGACCCCGCGCAAATTATGGTGTCCCTGCAGGATGTGGATTACGGCGTGATTAACGGGAATTACATCGCCAGCGCCGGCAAGAAGATTACCGACGCGCTCAAAATTGAAAATACGCCTATGCAGCACCGCATCATCGTATCCGTGAACCGGAAGGACGAGAATACGCAGTGGGCCAAGGATCTGAAGGCTGCCTATGAGTCCAAGGAGTTTGAAGAATATATTACCGGTTTGGAGAAATACGACGGATTCATTCTGCCGGAAGCGTGGAAGAACAATTAA
- a CDS encoding uroporphyrinogen decarboxylase family protein: MFDEPSFNEFSRPYDSIVLDAAGYGKNVLHTCGAYAHPERFNDYPVDGISWDTKAEGNPGLEAAVTATKVGGVDHALFAANDIAQIQQQASEALRQMKDQPFILAPNCAIPLSVTDEALVQLKKSVFEGEIRV, translated from the coding sequence ATGTTCGATGAGCCGTCATTCAACGAATTTTCGAGACCTTATGACAGTATTGTATTGGACGCTGCCGGCTACGGAAAAAATGTGCTCCATACCTGTGGGGCTTATGCACATCCCGAGCGGTTCAACGACTATCCGGTGGACGGGATCAGCTGGGATACGAAGGCTGAAGGAAACCCGGGTCTGGAAGCTGCTGTGACAGCGACGAAGGTTGGGGGAGTCGATCACGCTCTTTTTGCCGCAAACGACATCGCGCAAATTCAGCAGCAGGCTTCGGAAGCGCTGCGTCAGATGAAGGACCAACCGTTTATACTCGCTCCCAACTGCGCGATTCCGCTGAGTGTTACCGACGAAGCACTGGTACAGTTAAAAAAATCTGTATTTGAAGGAGAGATCCGTGTATGA
- a CDS encoding methionine ABC transporter ATP-binding protein, which translates to MIELRDVYKTYLRKGISNDAIKGVQLKVEKGDIFGVIGYSGAGKSTLIRLVNYLERPTKGQVFVDGHDLGAYSDKELRAAKKNIGMIFQHFNLLESKKVFDNVAIPLVLLKKNKNEIHQRVMELLEFVGLSDKAGSYPSELSGGQKQRVGIARALASNPSVLLCDEATSALDPQTTRSILQLLKKINAEYHITIMIITHEMSVIQEICNKVAVMEGGRIIEQGSVLEVFGHPQHPTTQNFVSTVIQTSMTSSMRKTLTTDEGSRMYKLEFFGERASEPVLYELIRSSDVKVNILFANMTEIQDTTLGTMIIQLKGNSEEMDKALDFLKRREIDLEEVDKHVLNNSDQ; encoded by the coding sequence ATGATCGAATTAAGAGACGTTTACAAGACGTATCTTCGCAAGGGAATCTCGAATGATGCCATTAAGGGAGTTCAGCTGAAGGTTGAGAAAGGAGATATCTTCGGAGTGATCGGCTATAGCGGCGCAGGCAAGAGCACGCTGATCCGGCTGGTCAATTATTTGGAAAGGCCGACGAAGGGACAGGTGTTCGTCGACGGGCATGATTTGGGAGCGTACAGCGATAAAGAGCTGCGTGCCGCCAAAAAAAATATCGGCATGATCTTTCAGCATTTTAACCTGCTGGAATCTAAAAAAGTCTTTGACAATGTGGCAATCCCCCTTGTGCTGCTGAAAAAGAATAAAAACGAGATTCACCAGCGCGTCATGGAACTGCTCGAGTTCGTGGGCCTGAGCGACAAGGCCGGCAGCTATCCGAGCGAATTGTCGGGAGGACAGAAGCAGCGGGTGGGAATTGCCCGTGCGCTGGCTTCGAACCCTTCAGTGCTGCTATGCGATGAAGCGACCTCGGCGCTGGACCCGCAGACGACCCGCTCTATTTTACAATTGCTCAAGAAGATTAACGCGGAATATCATATTACGATCATGATTATTACCCATGAAATGTCTGTAATACAGGAGATTTGCAATAAGGTGGCGGTGATGGAAGGCGGCCGGATCATTGAGCAGGGCAGCGTGCTGGAGGTATTCGGGCATCCGCAGCATCCGACGACACAAAATTTTGTGAGCACGGTTATTCAGACCAGCATGACAAGCAGTATGCGAAAAACATTGACTACAGATGAGGGAAGCCGCATGTACAAGCTGGAATTCTTCGGGGAACGCGCCTCGGAGCCGGTATTGTACGAGCTGATCCGGTCCAGTGATGTCAAGGTCAATATTCTGTTTGCCAATATGACGGAGATTCAGGACACCACCCTGGGGACGATGATCATTCAACTTAAGGGGAATTCAGAGGAAATGGACAAGGCACTGGATTTCCTGAAGCGTAGAGAAATCGATTTGGAGGAGGTGGACAAACATGTTCTCAACAACAGTGACCAGTGA
- a CDS encoding amidohydrolase — protein MPVKPQDEMMQVLEQHLIDVRRSLHREPELSYEEFMTTDKLRTWLAEAHISVLDLPLPTGLIAQVGQNEGPTVAIRCDIDALPVEEQTGLPFASEIPGKMHACGHDFHTAVILGAAMLLKAREAELPGRVKILFQPAEETGHGAESVLASGGLGDVAAIFGLHNSPELPTGTFGTRTGPLTAGVDRFEISVEGIGAHAATPENGVDAIVTAAQIITALQTIVSRQYGARETVVLSVTRINGGHTWNVLPERVELEGTVRTYNEEIRASMPEKITRIIEGIAGAAGAKARLHWAPGPPATINDGVWADFTKEIAGQAGYEVHDIPPQMGGEDFALYLQQIPGAFVNIGTGPAYALHHPRFDVDEAALLPAARYFALLAERALVQLKEQA, from the coding sequence ATGCCGGTGAAACCGCAGGATGAAATGATGCAAGTTCTGGAGCAACACCTGATTGACGTTCGCAGAAGTCTGCATCGCGAGCCGGAATTATCTTACGAAGAATTTATGACAACGGACAAGCTGCGGACATGGCTGGCCGAGGCTCATATTTCCGTCTTGGATCTTCCTTTGCCAACGGGGCTTATTGCCCAGGTCGGGCAGAACGAAGGGCCGACGGTGGCGATCCGCTGCGATATCGATGCCCTTCCGGTTGAGGAACAGACCGGGTTGCCGTTTGCGTCGGAAATTCCGGGGAAAATGCACGCTTGCGGGCACGATTTTCATACAGCGGTCATTCTGGGAGCTGCGATGCTGCTGAAAGCCCGTGAAGCCGAGCTGCCGGGCAGAGTGAAGATTTTGTTTCAACCAGCAGAGGAAACAGGTCATGGCGCCGAGAGCGTGCTCGCTTCGGGAGGACTGGGCGATGTGGCCGCGATATTCGGGCTGCATAACTCGCCGGAGCTGCCGACGGGAACCTTCGGAACGAGAACTGGGCCTTTAACGGCGGGTGTCGACCGGTTTGAAATTTCGGTGGAAGGGATAGGCGCTCATGCCGCCACTCCGGAGAATGGAGTGGATGCGATCGTAACGGCAGCTCAGATCATTACCGCCCTCCAAACCATCGTCAGCCGTCAATACGGTGCCAGGGAAACGGTAGTGCTGAGTGTCACCCGGATCAATGGCGGCCATACCTGGAACGTACTGCCGGAACGGGTGGAACTGGAGGGAACCGTCCGCACTTATAATGAAGAAATTCGTGCAAGCATGCCGGAGAAGATCACCCGGATCATTGAAGGCATCGCCGGAGCCGCCGGAGCGAAGGCGCGGCTGCATTGGGCTCCGGGGCCGCCGGCGACGATCAATGACGGCGTCTGGGCAGACTTCACCAAAGAGATCGCCGGTCAGGCCGGATATGAGGTACACGATATCCCGCCGCAAATGGGTGGAGAGGATTTTGCGCTGTATTTGCAGCAAATCCCGGGCGCTTTTGTAAACATCGGCACGGGTCCCGCTTATGCACTGCATCATCCGCGTTTCGACGTGGACGAAGCCGCTCTGCTGCCTGCCGCCCGTTATTTTGCGCTCCTGGCTGAGCGGGCGCTGGTACAGCTGAAGGAGCAGGCTTAG
- a CDS encoding trans-sulfuration enzyme family protein, with the protein MDTRIIHESQSPDPLTGAISQSVIPAVAYAFPDAETAASVVAGEAEGVYYGRYGNPTSRTLEKKIAALEGGEDALGVSSGMAAISIALLGFLKHGDHVLVTKDVYGGTYNFLTSLAPRFGIECDFVDCTDTAAMLQAIKPNTKAVYIETPSNPKLTILDIKQITQACKLHKLPVIVDNTFMSPCLQKPLELGADVVVHSATKYINGHGDVLAGFVVGSKDVIRFMRKRLMGDLGQNLNAWDSFLILRGMKTMALRVERHCSNAQTVAEFLEAHPSIERVYYPGLESHPQHKLALAQMKGMGGIVSFEVKGGLTEGKKLINSLKLAMISFSLGDPETLVQHPASMTHASIPQKERVQFGITDGLIRVSVGLEDVHDIIADFEQALAALFPYSEQNSISK; encoded by the coding sequence ATGGACACAAGGATTATTCATGAGAGCCAGTCCCCCGATCCCCTGACAGGCGCCATTTCCCAAAGTGTTATCCCTGCGGTTGCCTATGCGTTTCCTGATGCTGAAACAGCGGCATCCGTGGTGGCAGGTGAAGCGGAAGGCGTGTATTACGGCAGATACGGGAATCCGACCTCGCGCACGCTGGAGAAAAAGATCGCCGCACTGGAAGGCGGTGAAGACGCGTTGGGAGTTTCCAGCGGAATGGCCGCCATCTCCATTGCCCTGCTTGGCTTCCTGAAGCATGGAGATCATGTCCTGGTAACAAAGGATGTGTACGGCGGCACCTATAACTTCTTAACTTCCCTCGCACCACGTTTCGGTATCGAATGCGACTTTGTTGACTGTACGGATACTGCCGCAATGCTCCAGGCGATTAAGCCCAATACGAAAGCTGTCTATATCGAAACACCCTCCAACCCGAAGCTGACGATCCTTGATATCAAGCAAATTACCCAAGCCTGCAAGCTGCATAAGCTTCCCGTTATCGTTGACAACACCTTCATGAGCCCTTGTCTGCAAAAGCCTTTGGAGCTGGGAGCCGATGTTGTGGTGCATAGTGCCACTAAATATATCAACGGCCATGGGGATGTGCTGGCCGGATTCGTCGTAGGCAGCAAAGACGTGATCCGTTTTATGCGAAAAAGGCTGATGGGCGATTTGGGGCAGAATCTGAACGCCTGGGATTCATTTCTGATTCTGAGAGGGATGAAGACGATGGCCCTGCGGGTCGAAAGGCACTGCAGCAATGCCCAGACAGTCGCTGAATTTCTGGAGGCCCATCCTTCGATAGAAAGAGTATACTATCCGGGTCTGGAATCCCACCCCCAGCACAAACTGGCTCTTGCGCAGATGAAAGGCATGGGCGGTATCGTCTCGTTCGAAGTCAAGGGAGGGCTGACAGAAGGGAAAAAGCTGATCAACTCGCTTAAGCTGGCGATGATTTCCTTCAGCCTGGGAGATCCGGAGACGCTGGTGCAGCATCCGGCCTCTATGACCCATGCTTCCATTCCGCAGAAGGAGCGGGTTCAATTCGGGATCACGGACGGGTTGATCCGTGTTTCGGTCGGGCTGGAGGATGTGCACGATATTATCGCAGATTTCGAGCAAGCGCTGGCGGCGTTGTTTCCTTATTCGGAGCAGAACTCCATTTCTAAATAA
- a CDS encoding GntR family transcriptional regulator, giving the protein MSSSMLRTRRLSKDNTYFELKQKIIDNELKPGQNVHEENLAALLGVSRTPLREAIQRLENEDFLVRQPNGRLKVAPVTVEELEEIFLVRGMLEGHIAKNAAKNATPQDIQHMTAMVEKTNQSLHLGSDKDALPFGFEFHDYLSEISGLHTFERILSQLRDHTLRYCRYVSLHGEWNSQAYEEHSLILQRIVERDEEGAEKVMQDHISNSLSTALKRLKTVDETRKD; this is encoded by the coding sequence ATGAGCAGCTCAATGTTACGGACACGCAGGTTGTCCAAGGATAACACCTATTTTGAACTGAAGCAGAAGATCATTGACAATGAACTGAAACCAGGCCAGAACGTGCATGAAGAAAACCTTGCCGCACTGCTCGGCGTCAGCCGTACTCCCTTGCGGGAGGCGATTCAACGATTGGAGAATGAGGATTTTCTAGTCCGCCAGCCAAACGGCAGGCTGAAGGTAGCGCCGGTTACTGTGGAAGAGCTGGAAGAGATCTTTCTTGTCCGCGGCATGCTGGAAGGGCATATTGCCAAAAATGCCGCCAAAAACGCCACTCCGCAAGATATTCAACATATGACGGCGATGGTGGAAAAAACGAATCAATCCCTGCATTTAGGCTCCGATAAGGATGCTCTCCCGTTTGGCTTTGAATTTCATGATTATTTATCGGAAATAAGCGGCCTGCATACTTTTGAAAGAATATTGAGCCAGCTCCGGGATCATACGCTCCGCTATTGCCGCTATGTCTCCCTGCACGGAGAATGGAATTCGCAGGCCTATGAAGAGCATAGCCTGATTCTGCAGAGGATCGTTGAGCGGGATGAAGAAGGCGCGGAAAAAGTGATGCAGGACCACATCTCGAACAGCTTGTCCACGGCGCTGAAACGTCTAAAAACGGTGGACGAAACCAGAAAGGACTGA
- a CDS encoding ketopantoate reductase family protein yields the protein MSAKYRVLIFGAGVIGSAYAIKFIEAGIDVTLFARSNRFTTLKENGLQYNEKGAVKSIKVNVIDTLENDDVYDFIFITVRYDRSESALLALKDNQSKNIVTMISNSNGFSSWLDIVGDRLLPAFPGAGGQIKDGILYARFPPKVLVATMFGEISGLVTERTENLAKLFKTAKLPYAINQDMKAYLITHSVSDIAMISVLHSEDKIIDEKKAKTRKKAHKITITLKTYLKAIQKAGIAINPSALKIVLKFPNLILDFFFMIWLRTKMVKDMMLPDYAISANNEMVQLNNDLLKFLNQNDIDLEIHA from the coding sequence ATGTCAGCAAAATATAGAGTTTTAATTTTTGGTGCAGGTGTTATAGGCAGCGCATACGCAATCAAATTCATTGAAGCAGGGATTGACGTCACTCTGTTTGCGCGTTCTAATAGATTTACAACATTGAAAGAAAATGGCCTGCAATATAATGAAAAAGGTGCGGTTAAATCTATAAAAGTAAATGTCATTGATACGCTTGAAAATGATGATGTATATGATTTTATTTTCATTACAGTTCGTTACGATCGATCCGAATCAGCGTTGTTAGCATTAAAAGACAATCAAAGCAAAAATATTGTTACGATGATTAGCAATTCAAATGGATTTTCTTCGTGGCTGGATATTGTTGGAGATAGACTTTTACCAGCTTTCCCTGGCGCCGGCGGACAGATTAAAGATGGAATTTTGTATGCCCGGTTTCCACCAAAAGTTCTAGTGGCTACTATGTTTGGAGAAATTAGTGGTTTAGTGACAGAACGTACAGAAAACCTCGCAAAATTATTTAAAACAGCAAAACTTCCCTACGCAATTAATCAGGATATGAAAGCTTATCTAATCACACATTCAGTATCTGACATTGCTATGATTAGTGTTTTACATTCTGAAGATAAGATCATTGATGAAAAAAAAGCTAAAACCAGAAAAAAGGCACATAAAATAACAATCACTTTAAAAACGTATTTAAAGGCAATCCAAAAAGCCGGCATTGCTATTAATCCATCTGCACTTAAAATTGTGCTAAAATTCCCTAATTTGATTTTGGATTTTTTCTTTATGATATGGCTACGGACTAAAATGGTTAAGGATATGATGTTGCCGGATTATGCGATTAGCGCAAACAATGAAATGGTGCAGTTGAATAACGACTTATTGAAGTTTTTAAATCAAAATGATATCGATCTGGAAATACATGCTTAG
- a CDS encoding TetR/AcrR family transcriptional regulator, with product MKKQPETTEKTKQMFIDVFCELYSQKPIEKISIQELANKSGYNRSTFYQYFSDIYELLDFVENNLLNYIKEELAKKELSMHTVQNALHCLDKREYLSILNALLGDYGSTRFLERLKREITLGRLDFNFPQNHSITPYLIEFYLSTSLSLFRLWLRREKDLSSAEFFKLVDNLYTKGVTPYSK from the coding sequence ATGAAAAAACAGCCCGAAACAACGGAGAAAACAAAACAAATGTTTATAGATGTTTTTTGTGAGTTATACAGCCAAAAGCCGATTGAAAAAATCTCCATTCAAGAGCTTGCGAATAAGTCAGGATATAACCGCAGTACATTTTATCAATACTTTTCTGATATTTACGAACTGTTAGACTTTGTTGAAAATAATTTATTGAACTACATAAAAGAAGAATTGGCGAAAAAAGAGTTATCTATGCACACGGTCCAAAATGCGCTCCATTGTTTGGACAAAAGGGAGTATCTTTCGATTCTCAATGCCCTCCTGGGCGATTACGGAAGCACTCGTTTTTTAGAACGCTTAAAAAGAGAAATCACCTTGGGTAGATTGGATTTTAATTTTCCGCAAAACCATTCCATCACGCCGTACTTGATTGAGTTTTACCTCTCCACATCCCTTTCTTTATTTCGTCTTTGGCTCCGGCGAGAAAAGGATTTATCGTCAGCAGAATTTTTCAAGTTAGTGGACAACCTGTATACAAAGGGCGTTACGCCCTATTCTAAATAA